In Haematobia irritans isolate KBUSLIRL chromosome 1, ASM5000362v1, whole genome shotgun sequence, a genomic segment contains:
- the asun gene encoding integrator complex subunit 13 asun → MYDLNQKTIFVLDHTQYFGISSEDYIPLDFLKGKASDPSSMPGSQQNLQFSKSLWTSSVESSIEYCRIVWDLFPRGKLIRFIVSDTAAHIVNTWKFSTQNMTHVLNAMALVGTPPRSKPTSSDYSVIHGLRAAIEALAEPTEHQMNLMQNQDMTTNTEKIPNKGRVICITSARDNPSMKSLEDIFHNVLIQQNTLALTQKKLLTIDHCHLVIINMVPMNIATLVTNRHKMELSACLSTEIHTTSAPEINNKLTHLIMSHYDLASTTVTGIPMKEEQNANSSANYDVEILHARNAHTAICGNEALLPTSIKEGVEYETVTLKWCTPRNCGASDMSACPPCLAQHRVTPVDVTSRPSSCLINFLLNGRSVLLEMPRKTGGKTTSHLLSARGGEIFIHALQITRTCLEDPPSISEGPGGRVTDYRIPDFAAFIKAHRLLPLKSRAKPEENLQIVRERMYNRSLYFPLSFTSTIVYNLQRSLPWLPNFLRKIAKEDMDKSDEVQCQQNIYELYTAASAKRELPFPNMSANRLKGHKKVDQYKLFCAELEVLIKSCSKTPHHKVILENIQNVRAACGDAIKTETDTARDSSGKAIIRATTDSPLSPPHSMDSTSSSSGHLLKATKRSFNNVGRSLFDIVASVERSQSNKRPDFSGRLCTPAGQVAKLYPDFGLKEAESSTATPVKDENIPIKLEVPGIRS, encoded by the exons ATGTACGATCtaaatcaaaaaacaattttcgttTTGGATCACACCCAATACTTTGGTATATCTAGCGAGGATTATATACCACTAGATTTTTTAAAAGGGAAAGCATCGGATCCGTCGTCGATGCCGGGATCGCAACAAAATTTACAGTTCAGTAAAAGTTTGTGGACATCATCTGTTGAATCGTCCATTGAGTATTGCCGAATAGTTTGGGATTTATTTCCACGAGGTAAACTAATAAGATTCATAGTAAGTGATACGGCTGCCCATATAGTTAACACATGGAAGTTTTCAACACAAAATATGACACATGTTCTAAATGCTATGGCCCTAGTAGGAACTCCACCTCGAAGTAAGCCCACATCATCTGATTATTCGGTAATACATGGACTGAGGGCAGCAATAGAAGCTTTAGCTGAGCCAACGGAACATCAGATGAATTTAATGCAAAACCAGGACATGACAACGAATACTGAGAAAATACCCAATAAGGGTCGAGTTATATGTATAACATCTGCACGAGATAATCCAAGCATGAAGAGCTTGGAAGACATATTTCACAATGTTTTAATACAGCAAAACACATTGGCATTGACACAAAAGAAATTGCTCACTATTGACCATTGCCACTTGGTTATAATAAACATGGTGCCAATGAATATAGCGACGCTAGTCACGAATAGACACAAAATGGAATTATCGGCATGTCTATCGACGGAGATACATACAACAAGTGCAcccgaaataaataataaacttaCACATCTCATAATGAGCCATTATGATTTGGCCAGTACTACTGTCACAGGGATTCCCATGAAG GAAGAACAAAATGCCAATTCTAGTGCCAATTACGATGTCGAAATCTTACATGCTAGAAATGCTCATACAGCTATCTGCGGGAATGAAGCTCTACTACCAACAAGTATAAAAGAAGGAGTAGAATACGAAACGGTTACACTCAAATGGTGTACTCCTCGAAATTGTGGTGCTTCAGATATGTCAGCTTGTCCACCGTGTTTGGCCCAACATCGTGTTACACCCGTAGATGTTACGAGCAGGCCTTCATCTTGTCTTATCAACTTTTTACTAAATGGGCGTTCTGTTTTATTGGAAATGCCAAG aaaaactggtGGCAAGACTACTAGCCATTTATTATCCGCAAGAGGGGGTGAAATATTTATTCATGCCTTGCAGATAACAAGAACTTGTCTCGAGGACCCTCCATCAATATCCGAAGGTCCAGGAGGTCGTGTTACTGATTATCGCATACCAGATTTTGCAGCATTTATAAAAGCCCATCGTCTGCTCCCATTAAAGTCAAgagctaaacccgaggaaaatctTCAAATTGTTAGAGAACGGATGTATAACAGATCGTTGTATTTTCCACTTTCATTTACCTCAACCATTGTGTATAATCTTCAACGTTCTCTACCTTGGTTGCCTAACTTTTTGCGTAAAATTGCAAAAGAAGATATGGATAAAAGCGATGAAGTGCAATGCCAACAAAACATTTATGAACTATATACAGCAGCATCAGCGAAGAGGGAATTGCCATTTCCCAACATGAGTGCAAATAG attgAAAGGTCACAAAAAGGTTGATCAATACAAACTTTTTTGTGCCGAATTGGAAGTTCTCATAAAAAGCTGTTCCAAAACTCCTCATCACAAGGTTATAttggaaaatattcaaaatgtgCGAGCGGCATGTGGTGATGCAATTAAAACGGAGACAGATACAGCGC GCGATTCATCTGGAAAAGCAATAATTCGAGCAACAACTGATTCTCCGTTATCTCCACCACATTCCATGGACTCTACAAGTTCCAGCTCTGGTCACCTTTTGAAAGCTACCAAACGAAGCTTTAACAATGTTGGACGATCACTCTTCGATATTGTGGCAAGTGTTGAACGTTCTCAATCAAATAAACGCCCTGATTTCTCCGGACGTTTGTGTACGCCCGCTGGTCAGGTGGCAAAATTATATCCAGATTTTGGATTGAAAGAAGCTGAAAGTTCAACTGCAACTCCAGTAAAAGATGAaaatataccaataaaattagaAGTTCCCGGCATAAGATCATAA